Proteins encoded by one window of Arabidopsis thaliana chromosome 2, partial sequence:
- a CDS encoding Galactose oxidase/kelch repeat superfamily protein (Galactose oxidase/kelch repeat superfamily protein; CONTAINS InterPro DOMAIN/s: F-box domain, cyclin-like (InterPro:IPR001810), Galactose oxidase/kelch, beta-propeller (InterPro:IPR011043), Kelch repeat type 1 (InterPro:IPR006652), Kelch related (InterPro:IPR013089), Kelch-type beta propeller (InterPro:IPR015915); BEST Arabidopsis thaliana protein match is: Galactose oxidase/kelch repeat superfamily protein (TAIR:AT2G29830.1); Has 1919 Blast hits to 1720 proteins in 129 species: Archae - 12; Bacteria - 144; Metazoa - 847; Fungi - 2; Plants - 853; Viruses - 6; Other Eukaryotes - 55 (source: NCBI BLink).) gives MVLLSEIPGGSNGDDPNMNPQELPEELIESIVAPIPRCYYPSLSLLSRAFRHVITSQQLFVTRSGLGFKEPVLYAFIGCTPYTTPRWFILRRSNIPLQLRRLNSLPHMFPGAAVVTIGYKIYVMGGYNYQPVSTVIIIDCRFHTWHYLQDMQRARYHATPGVIDGRIYVIGGRKKQDADWVEVFDVTTESWETVPTQCPNEASENGLFVTYAVMQGRILGVFLLTNQDKVYGSHWELYVS, from the coding sequence ATGGTTCTACTCTCTGAAATTCCCGGCGGCTCTAATGGCGACGATCCAAACATGAATCCTCAAGAACTTCCAGAAGAACTCATCGAAAGCATTGTTGCACCCATCCCAAGATGTTATTACCCGTCGCTATCTCTCCTCTCCAGAGCCTTTCGTCACGTAATCACTTCGCAGCAACTCTTCGTAACTCGCTCGGGCCTCGGTTTTAAGGAACCGGTTCTTTATGCCTTCATCGGATGCACACCGTATACTACCCCAAGGTGGTTCATTCTTCGTCGGAGCAACATCCCATTACAATTACGCAGACTCAATTCACTTCCTCATATGTTTCCTGGAGCAGCTGTTGTCACAATCGGATACAAGATCTACGTAATGGGTGGTTACAATTATCAACCCGTATCTACTGTGATTATCATCGACTGCAGATTCCATACGTGGCACTATCTCCAGGATATGCAAAGAGCTCGTTACCATGCAACCCCCGGAGTAATTGACGGAAGGATTTATGTGATCGGAGGACGCAAGAAACAAGATGCTGATTGGGTTGAAGTGTTTGATGTGACAACTGAGAGCTGGGAAACTGTGCCTACTCAATGCCCTAACGAGGCTAGTGAGAATGGATTGTTTGTTACATATGCGGTGATGCAGGGCAGGATCTTGGGCGTGTTTTTGCTTACGAACCAAGACAAGGTTTATGGCAGTCATTGGGAGTTATATGTCAGTTGA
- a CDS encoding uncharacterized protein (unknown protein; BEST Arabidopsis thaliana protein match is: Plant protein 1589 of unknown function (TAIR:AT2G29605.1); Has 35333 Blast hits to 34131 proteins in 2444 species: Archae - 798; Bacteria - 22429; Metazoa - 974; Fungi - 991; Plants - 531; Viruses - 0; Other Eukaryotes - 9610 (source: NCBI BLink).) — translation MEILILVLQHHFKHAMSELDDTNGLTVNQSQNPNDQQYQFHSCRWSTTTNHIPLNQLPIPNGQQNHLWSTPNNHACTNLGASTIPPAANDQWFPYKDPACSSLGAPTVPPEAYGQLLPYTDPAYYYPVLYSTAAPAATIQWPTSTDFAYPLAAALQTLPDDMLQELYQQCQRQSQLQQNFSLEEQQRLQSKVNNNGLQGVVRPPEKPPQDLYGQCQPQSQLQQNLSVEELQRLEVKYRANSNELQGVIPQQQHHQEQEAMQTQGDPLNRIPVQSEASNHSDSGK, via the exons ATGGAGATCTTGATATTAGTACTGCAACAT CACTTTAAACATGCAATGTCGGAATTGGATGATACAAATGGTCTAACAG TAAACCAGTCGCAGAATCCTAATGATCAGCAATATCAATTTCATTCTTGTCGGTGGTCAACTACAACTAATCATATACCTT TAAACCAGTTGCCGATTCCTAATGGTCAGCAAAATCATCTATGGTCTACACCAAATAATCATGCTT GTACCAATCTTGGAGCTTCTACCATTCCACCAGCAGCTAACGATCAATGGTTTCCTTATAAGGATCCTGCGT GTTCCAGTCTTGGAGCTCCTACCGTTCCACCAGAAGCTTATGGTCAATTGTTGCCATATACTGATCCTGCGT ATTACTATCCAGTACTATATTCAACCGCTGCACCAGCAGCTACTATTCAATGGCCGACATCTACTGATTTTGCTT ATCCTTTAGCAGCCGCACTACAAACGCTACCCGATGACATGCTACAAGAGCTATATCAACAATGCCAACGGCAATCGCAGCTTCAACAGAACTTCTCACTAGAAGAGCAGCAAAGACTTCAAAGTAAAGTAAACAACAACGGGCTTCAAGGAGTAGTAAGGCCACCCGAAAAGCCGCCACAAGACCTATATGGACAATGTCAACCGCAATCGCAGCTGCAACAGAACCTCTCAGTAGAAGAGCTGCAAAGACTTGAAGTTAAATATCGAGCAAACAGCAACGAGCTGCAAGGAGTAATACCGCAGCAACAGCATCATCAGGAACAAGAAGCAATGCAGACACAAGGAGATCCACTGAATCGAATACCTGTTCAATCTGAAGCTTCAAACCATTCAGATAGTGGTAAGTAG
- a CDS encoding Aquaporin-like superfamily protein (Aquaporin-like superfamily protein; FUNCTIONS IN: water channel activity; INVOLVED IN: transport; LOCATED IN: membrane; CONTAINS InterPro DOMAIN/s: Major intrinsic protein (InterPro:IPR000425); BEST Arabidopsis thaliana protein match is: NOD26-like intrinsic protein 2;1 (TAIR:AT2G34390.1); Has 5379 Blast hits to 5365 proteins in 1374 species: Archae - 63; Bacteria - 2362; Metazoa - 940; Fungi - 159; Plants - 1576; Viruses - 0; Other Eukaryotes - 279 (source: NCBI BLink).), whose amino-acid sequence MMCAARNTMSSSGSSPSGSDLQAFVMEFIITGFLMLVVCAVTTTKRTTEELEGLIIGATVTLNVIFVGEVSGASMNPARSIGPALVWGCYKGIWIYLLAPTLGAVSRALIHKMLPSIPNAEPKFSKTGSSHKRVSDLPL is encoded by the exons ATGATGTGTGCAGCAAGAAACACGATGTCTTCCTCGGGGTCATCTCCTTCTGGGTCTGATCTTCAAGCATTCGTGATGGAGTTCATCATTACCGGCTTCCTCATGTTAGTCGTCTGTGCCGTCACAACCACCAAGAGAACT ACAGAGGAACTAGAGGGGCTAATCATTGGGGCAACCGTCACACTGAATGTTATCTTTGTTGG AGAGGTATCAGGAGCATCGATGAATCCAGCAAGAAGCATAGGACCTGCACTTGTGTGGGGATGTTACAAAGGGATTTGGATATACTTGCTGGCTCCAACACTTGGTGCCGTCTCTCGGGCCTTGATTCATAAAATGTTACCGTCAATACCAAACGCAGAGCCTAAGTTCTCCAAGACAGGATCTTCTCATAAACGAGTTTCCGATCTTCCTCTGTGA
- a CDS encoding RING/U-box superfamily protein (RING/U-box superfamily protein; FUNCTIONS IN: zinc ion binding; CONTAINS InterPro DOMAIN/s: Zinc finger, RING-type (InterPro:IPR001841), Zinc finger, C3HC4 RING-type (InterPro:IPR018957); BEST Arabidopsis thaliana protein match is: RING/U-box superfamily protein (TAIR:AT1G18780.1); Has 8183 Blast hits to 8167 proteins in 259 species: Archae - 0; Bacteria - 0; Metazoa - 2399; Fungi - 572; Plants - 3959; Viruses - 34; Other Eukaryotes - 1219 (source: NCBI BLink).) — protein sequence MRGDSKQEGDEESKLTVSCANDVEGIRVRKRGDSREEEAKGFKSLNWNWDFQTCALRVSMTLTTVIPPEQTEEAAPSDHAEEVDQVSLNEDLGLEVENDANFFYGESSSSQPGRGVPFYELPHLRYEHDVNFSYGEASSSQLGGFVPFHGLPYLGYEQDPNVFYGQSSPYQPQEVLFHWLPRYEHDFDHQTEEAFHPQFEQVLQASFNETNTARLKPASKLAVESLNRKTYKKASDVVGENEMCSICLEEFDDGRSIVALPCGHEFDDECALKWFETNHDCPLCRFKLPCEDQ from the exons ATGCGTGGAGATTCAAAGCAAGAGGGAGATGAAGAAAGCAAGCTTACAGTGAGCTGTGCTAATGACGTAGAAGGGATTCGCGTAAGGAAGAGAGGCGAttccagagaagaagaagcaaagggATTCAAATCCCTAAATTGGAACTGGGATTTTCAAA CTTGTGCTTTAAGAGTGTCGATGACTCTTACCACCGTTATTCCTCCAGAACAAACTGAAGAAGCAGCTCCATCTGATCACGCTGAAGAAGTTGATCAAGTCTCGCTCAATGAGGATCTAGGTTTGGAGGTTGAGAACGATGCCAACTTTTTCTATGGagaatcatcttcatctcAGCCTGGCCGAGGTGTTCCATTCTACGAGCTTCCACACTTAAGGTATGAGCACGATGTTAACTTTTCTTATGGAGAAGCATCTTCGTCTCAGCTGGGAGGATTTGTTCCATTTCACGGATTGCCATACTTAGGCTATGAGCAGGATCCTAACGTTTTTTACGGACAATCATCTCCATATCAGCCTCAAGAAGTTCTATTCCACTGGTTGCCACGCTATGAGCACGACTTCGATCATCAAACTGAGGAAGCGTTTCATCCTCAGTTTGAACAAGTTTTGCAAGCTTCATTCAATGAGACCAATACTGCCAGGTTAAAACCTGCGAGCAAGCTCGCTGTTGAGTCTTTAAATAGGAAAACATACAAGAAGGCTAGTGATGTCGTAGGTGAGAATGAAATGTGTAGTATTTGTCTAGAAGAGTTTGACGACGGAAGAAGCATTGTGGCTCTACCATGTGGACACGAGTTTGACGATGAGTGTGCCCTGAAGTGGTTTGAGACCAATCACGATTGTCCTCTATGTCGTTTCAAGTTGCCATGTGAAGATCAATGA
- a CDS encoding Galactose oxidase/kelch repeat superfamily protein (Galactose oxidase/kelch repeat superfamily protein; CONTAINS InterPro DOMAIN/s: F-box domain, cyclin-like (InterPro:IPR001810), Galactose oxidase/kelch, beta-propeller (InterPro:IPR011043), Kelch repeat type 1 (InterPro:IPR006652), Kelch related (InterPro:IPR013089), Kelch-type beta propeller (InterPro:IPR015915); BEST Arabidopsis thaliana protein match is: Galactose oxidase/kelch repeat superfamily protein (TAIR:AT2G29830.1); Has 2885 Blast hits to 2442 proteins in 138 species: Archae - 8; Bacteria - 155; Metazoa - 1559; Fungi - 15; Plants - 1052; Viruses - 18; Other Eukaryotes - 78 (source: NCBI BLink).): MVVLHEILDGPNGDDPNNNPQEGEDNQNENPQEEVENLRNLLELPEELIERLIAHIPRCYYPYISLVSRDFRQVITSDKLFRTRSLLGFNEPVLYALIGSTQTPLSWFFLRWSNFPLELHRIRSLPTVLLGAAVVTIGYKMYVMGGTIGLNHHVSTVIVIDCRNHTWNYLPDMKRARYRAAAGEIGGRIYVIGGRKKQDADWVEVFNATTESWETVSSVCPNDASANGVFSTYVVMQGRIFALDRWGCFAYKPVQGLWQSWGVASELTRFWHPLSSFTVIGELLYTVDLTCSLGHPIVVYYPNESVWRPVMGFHLPILSQCWSKIANFGGKLVIFCTCLGTFKHILCIVIALEARQGGHIWGVVESNSRVFRDDMMLPYIRLCQTVTF; this comes from the coding sequence ATGGTTGTACTCCATGAAATTCTCGATGGCCCTAACGGCGACGATCCAAACAATAATCctcaagaaggagaagataaTCAAAACGAGAATCCTcaagaagaagtagagaatCTTCGGAATCTTCTAGAACTTCCAGAAGAACTCATCGAAAGACTCATCGCACACATCCCAAGATGTTATTACCCGTATATATCTCTCGTCTCCAGAGACTTTCGTCAAGTAATCACTTCGGATAAACTATTCCGAACGCGCTCGCTCCTCGGCTTCAACGAACCGGTTCTTTATGCCTTAATCGGATCCACACAGACTCCCCTAAGCTGGTTCTTTCTTCGTTGGAGCAACTTCCCATTAGAATTACACAGAATCCGTTCACTTCCTACAGTGTTACTTGGAGCAGCTGTGGTCACAATCGGATACAAGATGTATGTAATGGGAGGTACCATCGGCTTGAATCATCATGTATCGACTGTGATTGTCATCGACTGCAGAAACCATACGTGGAACTATCTCCCGGATATGAAAAGGGCTCGTTACCGTGCAGCCGCCGGAGAAATTGGCGGAAGGATTTATGTGATCGGAGGACGCAAGAAACAAGATGCTGATTGGGTTGAAGTGTTCAATGCGACGACTGAGAGTTGGGAAACTGTGTCTAGTGTATGCCCTAACGATGCTAGTGCGAATGGAGTATTTTCTACATATGTGGTGATGCAGGGGAGGATTTTCGCTTTGGATCGTTGGGGTTGTTTTGCTTACAAACCAGTACAAGGTTTATGGCAGTCATGGGGTGTTGCAAGTGAGTTGACGAGATTTTGGCACCCGTTGTCGTCGTTTACTGTGATTGGAGAGTTGTTGTATACAGTTGATCTTACGTGTTCTCTTGGACATCCGATAGTGGTATATTATCCGAATGAATCGGTTTGGAGACCTGTGATGGGTTTTCATTTGCCTATTCTCAGTCAATGTTGGTCCAAGATAGCGAATTTTGGTGGGAAGTTGGTGATTTTCTGCACCTGTCTTGGGACGTTTAAGCATATTTTGTGCATAGTGATTGCGTTGGAAGCACGTCAAGGAGGTCATATTTGGGGGGTGGTTGAATCAAACTCGCGCGTGTTTAGGGACGATATGATGTTGCCTTACATTCGGCTTTGTCAAACTGTTACTTTTTGA
- a CDS encoding Myb/SANT-like DNA-binding domain protein (unknown protein; BEST Arabidopsis thaliana protein match is: unknown protein (TAIR:AT5G27260.1); Has 260 Blast hits to 212 proteins in 20 species: Archae - 0; Bacteria - 0; Metazoa - 1; Fungi - 10; Plants - 240; Viruses - 0; Other Eukaryotes - 9 (source: NCBI BLink).), which translates to MESGDQAGETSKKKKKGPYMSWSDQECYELTAILVDAIKRGWRDKNGTISKTTVERKILPLLNKKFKCNKTYTNYLSRMKSMKKEYSVYAALFWFSSGFGWDPITKQFTAPDDVWAAYLMGHPNHHHMRTSTFEDFEDLQLIFESAIAKGNNAFGLGGDSNAETFEEEDDLQAGDNVNHMEINDDEVNETLPKEKLPTRKRSKTNRNGDRSDSINHGESSEKVLSEMIGVGTNIINLIQQREERHQREVEFRETEKKKNNVWDAIKEIPDLEDHIRYDAVTKIHTLNLKDVFVSMSVEERLGWIRRNT; encoded by the exons atgGAATCAGGAGACCAGGCAGGAGAGAcgtcaaaaaagaaaaagaaaggccCATATATGTCATGGTCAGATCAAGAATGTTATGAGTTAACGGCTATATTAGTTGATGCTATCAAACGAGGCTGGCGTGACAAAAATGGTACCATAAGCAAAACTACGGTAGAGAGAAAAATACTACCTCttctaaataaaaagtttaaatgtaATAAGACTTACACAAATTATTTAAGTCGAATGAAGTCTATGAAAAAGGAGTATTCTGTGTATGCTGcacttttttggtttagttctGGTTTTGGATGGGATCCcatcacaaaacaatttaCAGCTCCAGATGATGTGTGGGCAGCCTATTTGATG GGGCatccaaatcatcatcacatgCGAACCAGCACTTTCGAAGATTTTGAGGATTTGCAACTGATTTTCGAAAGTGCTATAGCAAAGGGAAACAACGCGTTTGGACTTGGTGGTGATTCAAATGCTGaaacttttgaagaagaagatgatcttcAAGCAGGGGATAATGTGAACCATATGGAGATTAATGACGACGAGGTAAATGAAACACTTCCTAAAGAAAAGCTGCCTACTAGGAAAAGATCTAAAACTAATCGTAACGGAGATCGGTCAGATTCAATAAATCATGGTGAGTCTTCAGAGAAGGTGCTATCTGAAATGATTGGAGTTGGCACTAACATCATAAATCTTAttcaacaaagagaagaaagacatCAAAGAGAAGTTGAGTTTAGGGAaactgagaaaaaaaagaacaatgttTGGGATGCTATCAAGGAGATCCCGGATCTGGAAGATCACATCCGCTATGATGCAGTGACCAAGATCCACACATTGAATTTGAAAGACGTATTTGTGAGCATGTCTGTTGAAGAACGCTTGGGTTGGATTCGTCGTAACACTTAA
- a CDS encoding Galactose oxidase/kelch repeat superfamily protein (Galactose oxidase/kelch repeat superfamily protein; CONTAINS InterPro DOMAIN/s: F-box domain, cyclin-like (InterPro:IPR001810), Galactose oxidase/kelch, beta-propeller (InterPro:IPR011043), Kelch repeat type 1 (InterPro:IPR006652), Kelch related (InterPro:IPR013089), Kelch-type beta propeller (InterPro:IPR015915); BEST Arabidopsis thaliana protein match is: Galactose oxidase/kelch repeat superfamily protein (TAIR:AT2G29820.1); Has 2767 Blast hits to 2374 proteins in 168 species: Archae - 14; Bacteria - 169; Metazoa - 1407; Fungi - 17; Plants - 1065; Viruses - 23; Other Eukaryotes - 72 (source: NCBI BLink).): MVVLSEIPGDPNEDNQNENPQEEVENLPILLQLPEELIASIVALIPRCHYPSLSLVSRAFRHLITSQELYVARSNLGFTEPVLYALIGFQAYTRPSWFFLRRSNFPLQLHRIRSLPPMLSGAAVVTIDYKMYVMGGCIGYNHPASSNVIVIDCRFHTWKYLPDMKRARCRAATGIIDGRIYVIGGCKKQDADWVEVFDVTTQSWETVPSECPNDANENGEFITYVVMQGRLFILDLECCFSYEPVQGLWESWDDGSELMRFWHSSSSCVVGDLLYALDLTCALEHPIVVYYPNELVWRPVMGVDTAHLPILTEYTSTLANFDGKLVILGGGDCSESSSEIWCVEIALETRQGDQIWGVVKSVSIVSRDLPMRHVIELCRTVMV, from the coding sequence ATGGTTGTACTCTCTGAAATTCCCGGCGATCCTAATGAAGATAATCAAAACGAGAATCCTcaagaagaagtagagaatCTTCCGATTCTTCTACAACTTCCAGAAGAACTCATCGCAAGCATCGTCGCACTCATCCCAAGATGTCATTACCCATCGCTATCCCTCGTCTCCAGAGCCTTTCGTCACTTAATCACTTCGCAGGAGCTCTACGTAGCACGCTCGAACCTCGGCTTCACCGAACCGGTTCTTTATGCCTTAATCGGATTCCAAGCGTATACTCGCCCAAGCTGGTTCTTTCTTCGTCGGAGCAACTTCCCATTACAATTACACAGAATCCGTTCACTTCCTCCAATGTTATCTGGTGCAGCTGTGGTCACAATAGACTACAAGATGTATGTAATGGGTGGTTGCATCGGCTATAATCATCCTGCATCATCGAATGTAATTGTCATCGACTGCAGATTCCATACTTGGAAGTATCTCCCGGATATGAAAAGGGCTCGTTGCCGTGCAGCCACCGGAATAATTGACGGAAGGATTTATGTGATCGGAGGCTGCAAGAAACAAGATGCTGATTGGGTTGAAGTGTTTGATGTGACGACTCAGAGTTGGGAAACTGTGCCTAGCGAATGCCCTAACGATGCTAATGAGAATGGAGAGTTTATTACGTATGTGGTGATGCAGGGGAGGCTTTTCATTTTGGATCTTGAGTGTTGTTTTTCTTACGAACCAGTACAAGGTTTATGGGAGTCATGGGATGATGGAAGTGAGTTGATGAGATTTTGGCACTCGTCGTCGTCTTGTGTGGTTGGAGATTTGTTGTATGCACTTGATCTTACGTGTGCTCTTGAACATCCAATAGTGGTATATTATCCGAATGAATTGGTTTGGAGACCTGTGATGGGTGTAGATACTGCTCATTTGCCTATTCTCACTGAATATACGTCTACGTTGGCGAATTTTGATGGGAAGTTGGTGATTTTGGGCGGGGGCGACTGTTCTGAGTCTTCTTCCGAAATTTGGTGCGTAGAGATTGCGTTGGAAACACGTCAAGGAGATCAGATTTGGGGGGTGGTTAAATCAGTCTCGATTGTGTCAAGGGACTTGCCGATGAGGCATGTCATTGAGCTTTGTCGAACTGTTATGGTTTGA